The Chlorocebus sabaeus isolate Y175 chromosome 18, mChlSab1.0.hap1, whole genome shotgun sequence genome window below encodes:
- the LOC103222426 gene encoding methyl-CpG-binding domain protein 1 isoform X17 has protein sequence MAEDWLDCPALGPGWKRREVFRKSGATCGRSDTYYQSPTGDRIRSKVELTRYLGPACDLTLFDFKQGILCYPAPKAHPVAVASKKRKKPSRPAKTRKRQVGPQSGEVRKEAPRDETKADTDTAPASFPAPGCCENCGISFSGDGTQRQRLKTLCKDCRAQRIAFNREQRMFKSRGCGVCRGCQTQEDCGRCPICLRPPRPGLRRQWKCVQRRCLRGKHARRKGGCDSKMAARRRPGAQPLPPPPPSQSPEPTEPHPRALAPSPPAEFIYYCVDEDELQPYTNRRQNRKCGACAACLRRMDCGRCDFCCDKPKFGGSNQKRQKCRWRQCLQFAMKRLLPSVWSESEDGAGSPPPYRRRKRPSSARRHHLGPTLKPTLATRTAQPDHTQAPTKQEAGGGFVLPPPGTDLVFLREGASSPVQVPGPVAASTEALLQVKQEKADTQDEWTPGTAVLTSPVLVPGCPSKAVDPGLPSVKQEPPDPEEDKEENKDDSASKLAPEEEAGGAGTPVITEIFSLGGTRFRDTAVWLPSLQGRHSGREDGCKVWETEDTVEPTSTSWNPRGWPGTHVSLSPPPASMMWVSCRRSWCPSSQS, from the exons ATGGCTGAGGACTGGCTGGACTGCCCGGCCCTGGGCCCTGGCTGGAAGCGCCGTGAAGTCTTTCGCAAGTCAGGGGCCACCTGTGGACGCTCAGACACCTATTACCAGAG CCCCACAGGAGACAGGATCCGAAGCAAAGTTGAGCTGACTCGATACCTGGGCCCTGCGTGTGATCTCACCCTCTTCGACTTCAAACAAGGCATCTTGTGCTATCCAGCCCCCAAG GCCCATCCTGTGGCTGTTGCCAGCAAGAAGCGAAAGAAGCCTTCAAGGCCAGCCAAGACTCGGAAACGTCAGGTTGGACCCCAGAGTGGTGAGGTCAGGAAGGAGGCCCCAAGGGACGAGACCAAGGCTGACACTGACACAGCCCCAGCTTCATTCCCTGCTCCTGG ATGCTGTGAGAACTGTGGAATCAGCTTCTCAGGGGATGGCACCCAAAGGCAGCGGCTCAAAACATTGTGCAAAGACTGTCGAG CACAGAGAATTGCCTTCAACCGAGAACAGAGAATGTTTAAG AGCCGAGGGTGTGGAGTATGCCGGGGCTGTCAGACCCAAGAGGACTGTGGCCGTTGTCCCATCTGCCTTCGCCCTCCCCGCCCTGGTCTCAGGCGCCAGTGGAAATGTGTCCAGAGACGTTGCCTACGG GGTAAACATGCCCGCCGCAAGGGAGGCTGTGACTCCAAGATGGCTGCCAGGAGGCGCCCCGGAGCCCAGccactgcctccacctcccccatCACAGTCCCCAGAGCCCACAGAGCCG CACCCCAGAGCCCTGGCCCCCTCGCCACCTGCCGAATTCATCTATTACTGTGTAGACGAGGACGAGCTA CAGCCCTACACGAACCGCCGGCAGAACCGCAAGTGCGGGGCCTGTGCAGCCTGCCTACGGCGGATGGACTGTGGCCGCTGCGACTTCTGCTGCGACAAGCCCAAATTCGGGGGCAGCAACCAGAAGCGCCAGAAGTGTCGTTGGCGCCAATGCCTGCAGTTTGCCATG AAGCGGCTGCTGCCCAGTGTCTGGTCAGAGTCTGAAGATGGGGCAGGTTCGCCCCCACCTTACCGTCGTCGAAAGAGGCCCAGCTCTGCCAGACGGCACCATCTTGGGCCTACCTTGAAGCCCACCTTGGCTACACGCACAGCCCAACCAGACCATACCCAGGCTCCAACGAAGCAGGAAGCAGGTGGTGGCTTTGTGCTGCCCCCGCCTGGCACTGACCTTGTGTTTTTACGGGAGGGCGCAAGCAGTCCTGTGCAGGTGCCAGGCCCTGTTGCAGCTTCCACAGAAGCCCTGTTGCAG GTGAAGCAAGAGAAGGCGGATACCCAGGACGAGTGGACACCAGGCACAGCTGTCCTGACTTCTCCCGTATTGGTGCCTGGCTGCCCTAGCAAG GCAGTAGACCCAGGCCTGCCATCTGTGAAGCAAGAGCCACCGGACCCTGAGGAGGACAAGGAGGAGAACAAGGATGACTCTGCCTCCAAATTGGCcccagaggaagaggcaggaggggcTGGCACACCCGTG ATCACGGAGATTTTCAGCCTGGGTGGAACCCGCTTCCGAGATACAGCGGTCTGGTTGCCAAG TCTGCAGGGCAGGCACTCGGGAAGGGAAGATGGATGTAAAGTGTGGGAGACCGAGGACACAGTGGAGCCCACGAGCACGAGCTGGAACCCACGAGGATGGCCTGGAACCCATGTCAGTCTCTCACCACCTCCAGCTTCGATGATGTGGGTGTCCTGCAGAAGAAGCTGGTGCCCttcctcacagagttaa
- the LOC103222426 gene encoding methyl-CpG-binding domain protein 1 isoform X24, whose amino-acid sequence MAEDWLDCPALGPGWKRREVFRKSGATCGRSDTYYQSPTGDRIRSKVELTRYLGPACDLTLFDFKQGILCYPAPKAHPVAVASKKRKKPSRPAKTRKRQVGPQSGEVRKEAPRDETKADTDTAPASFPAPGCCENCGISFSGDGTQRQRLKTLCKDCRAQRIAFNREQRMFKRVGCGECAACQVTEDCGACSTCLLQLPHDVASGLFCKCERRRCLRIVERSRGCGVCRGCQTQEDCGRCPICLRPPRPGLRRQWKCVQRRCLRGKHARRKGGCDSKMAARRRPGAQPLPPPPPSQSPEPTEPHPRALAPSPPAEFIYYCVDEDELQPYTNRRQNRKCGACAACLRRMDCGRCDFCCDKPKFGGSNQKRQKCRWRQCLQFAMKRLLPSVWSESEDGAGSPPPYRRRKRPSSARRHHLGPTLKPTLATRTAQPDHTQAPTKQEAGGGFVLPPPGTDLVFLREGASSPVQVPGPVAASTEALLQAVDPGLPSVKQEPPDPEEDKEENKDDSASKLAPEEEAGGAGTPVITEIFSLGGTRFRDTAVWLPRSKDLKKPGARKQ is encoded by the exons ATGGCTGAGGACTGGCTGGACTGCCCGGCCCTGGGCCCTGGCTGGAAGCGCCGTGAAGTCTTTCGCAAGTCAGGGGCCACCTGTGGACGCTCAGACACCTATTACCAGAG CCCCACAGGAGACAGGATCCGAAGCAAAGTTGAGCTGACTCGATACCTGGGCCCTGCGTGTGATCTCACCCTCTTCGACTTCAAACAAGGCATCTTGTGCTATCCAGCCCCCAAG GCCCATCCTGTGGCTGTTGCCAGCAAGAAGCGAAAGAAGCCTTCAAGGCCAGCCAAGACTCGGAAACGTCAGGTTGGACCCCAGAGTGGTGAGGTCAGGAAGGAGGCCCCAAGGGACGAGACCAAGGCTGACACTGACACAGCCCCAGCTTCATTCCCTGCTCCTGG ATGCTGTGAGAACTGTGGAATCAGCTTCTCAGGGGATGGCACCCAAAGGCAGCGGCTCAAAACATTGTGCAAAGACTGTCGAG CACAGAGAATTGCCTTCAACCGAGAACAGAGAATGTTTAAG CGTGTGGGCTGTGGGGAGTGTGCAGCCTGCCAGGTAACAGAAGACTGTGGGGCCTGCTCCACGTGCCTCCTGCAGCTGCCCCATGATGTGGCATCGGGGCTGTTCTGCAAGTGTGAACGGAGACGCTGCCTCCGGATTGTGGAAAGG AGCCGAGGGTGTGGAGTATGCCGGGGCTGTCAGACCCAAGAGGACTGTGGCCGTTGTCCCATCTGCCTTCGCCCTCCCCGCCCTGGTCTCAGGCGCCAGTGGAAATGTGTCCAGAGACGTTGCCTACGG GGTAAACATGCCCGCCGCAAGGGAGGCTGTGACTCCAAGATGGCTGCCAGGAGGCGCCCCGGAGCCCAGccactgcctccacctcccccatCACAGTCCCCAGAGCCCACAGAGCCG CACCCCAGAGCCCTGGCCCCCTCGCCACCTGCCGAATTCATCTATTACTGTGTAGACGAGGACGAGCTA CAGCCCTACACGAACCGCCGGCAGAACCGCAAGTGCGGGGCCTGTGCAGCCTGCCTACGGCGGATGGACTGTGGCCGCTGCGACTTCTGCTGCGACAAGCCCAAATTCGGGGGCAGCAACCAGAAGCGCCAGAAGTGTCGTTGGCGCCAATGCCTGCAGTTTGCCATG AAGCGGCTGCTGCCCAGTGTCTGGTCAGAGTCTGAAGATGGGGCAGGTTCGCCCCCACCTTACCGTCGTCGAAAGAGGCCCAGCTCTGCCAGACGGCACCATCTTGGGCCTACCTTGAAGCCCACCTTGGCTACACGCACAGCCCAACCAGACCATACCCAGGCTCCAACGAAGCAGGAAGCAGGTGGTGGCTTTGTGCTGCCCCCGCCTGGCACTGACCTTGTGTTTTTACGGGAGGGCGCAAGCAGTCCTGTGCAGGTGCCAGGCCCTGTTGCAGCTTCCACAGAAGCCCTGTTGCAG GCAGTAGACCCAGGCCTGCCATCTGTGAAGCAAGAGCCACCGGACCCTGAGGAGGACAAGGAGGAGAACAAGGATGACTCTGCCTCCAAATTGGCcccagaggaagaggcaggaggggcTGGCACACCCGTG ATCACGGAGATTTTCAGCCTGGGTGGAACCCGCTTCCGAGATACAGCGGTCTGGTTGCCAAG GTCCAAAGACCTTAAAAAACCTGGAGCTAGAAAGCAGTAG
- the LOC103222426 gene encoding methyl-CpG-binding domain protein 1 isoform X32, protein MAEDWLDCPALGPGWKRREVFRKSGATCGRSDTYYQSPTGDRIRSKVELTRYLGPACDLTLFDFKQGILCYPAPKAHPVAVASKKRKKPSRPAKTRKRQVGPQSGEVRKEAPRDETKADTDTAPASFPAPGCCENCGISFSGDGTQRQRLKTLCKDCRAQRIAFNREQRMFKRVGCGECAACQVTEDCGACSTCLLQLPHDVASGLFCKCERRRCLRIVERSRGCGVCRGCQTQEDCGRCPICLRPPRPGLRRQWKCVQRRCLRHLAHRLRRRHQRCQRRTPLAVAPPTGKHARRKGGCDSKMAARRRPGAQPLPPPPPSQSPEPTEPHPRALAPSPPAEFIYYCVDEDELQPYTNRRQNRKCGACAACLRRMDCGRCDFCCDKPKFGGSNQKRQKCRWRQCLQFAMKRLLPSVWSESEDGAGSPPPYRRRKRPSSARRHHLGPTLKPTLATRTAQPDHTQAPTKQEAGGGFVLPPPGTDLVFLREGASSPVQVPGPVAASTEALLQVKQEKADTQDEWTPGTAVLTSPVLVPGCPSKAVDPGLPSVKQEPPDPEEDKEENKDDSASKLAPEEEAGGAGTPVITEIFSLGGTRFRDTAVWLPRSKDLKKPGARKQ, encoded by the exons ATGGCTGAGGACTGGCTGGACTGCCCGGCCCTGGGCCCTGGCTGGAAGCGCCGTGAAGTCTTTCGCAAGTCAGGGGCCACCTGTGGACGCTCAGACACCTATTACCAGAG CCCCACAGGAGACAGGATCCGAAGCAAAGTTGAGCTGACTCGATACCTGGGCCCTGCGTGTGATCTCACCCTCTTCGACTTCAAACAAGGCATCTTGTGCTATCCAGCCCCCAAG GCCCATCCTGTGGCTGTTGCCAGCAAGAAGCGAAAGAAGCCTTCAAGGCCAGCCAAGACTCGGAAACGTCAGGTTGGACCCCAGAGTGGTGAGGTCAGGAAGGAGGCCCCAAGGGACGAGACCAAGGCTGACACTGACACAGCCCCAGCTTCATTCCCTGCTCCTGG ATGCTGTGAGAACTGTGGAATCAGCTTCTCAGGGGATGGCACCCAAAGGCAGCGGCTCAAAACATTGTGCAAAGACTGTCGAG CACAGAGAATTGCCTTCAACCGAGAACAGAGAATGTTTAAG CGTGTGGGCTGTGGGGAGTGTGCAGCCTGCCAGGTAACAGAAGACTGTGGGGCCTGCTCCACGTGCCTCCTGCAGCTGCCCCATGATGTGGCATCGGGGCTGTTCTGCAAGTGTGAACGGAGACGCTGCCTCCGGATTGTGGAAAGG AGCCGAGGGTGTGGAGTATGCCGGGGCTGTCAGACCCAAGAGGACTGTGGCCGTTGTCCCATCTGCCTTCGCCCTCCCCGCCCTGGTCTCAGGCGCCAGTGGAAATGTGTCCAGAGACGTTGCCTACGG CACCTTGCTCACCGCCTGCGTCGCCGTCATCAGAGATGTCAGCGACGCACTCCCCTGGCTGTGGCTCCCCCAACT GGTAAACATGCCCGCCGCAAGGGAGGCTGTGACTCCAAGATGGCTGCCAGGAGGCGCCCCGGAGCCCAGccactgcctccacctcccccatCACAGTCCCCAGAGCCCACAGAGCCG CACCCCAGAGCCCTGGCCCCCTCGCCACCTGCCGAATTCATCTATTACTGTGTAGACGAGGACGAGCTA CAGCCCTACACGAACCGCCGGCAGAACCGCAAGTGCGGGGCCTGTGCAGCCTGCCTACGGCGGATGGACTGTGGCCGCTGCGACTTCTGCTGCGACAAGCCCAAATTCGGGGGCAGCAACCAGAAGCGCCAGAAGTGTCGTTGGCGCCAATGCCTGCAGTTTGCCATG AAGCGGCTGCTGCCCAGTGTCTGGTCAGAGTCTGAAGATGGGGCAGGTTCGCCCCCACCTTACCGTCGTCGAAAGAGGCCCAGCTCTGCCAGACGGCACCATCTTGGGCCTACCTTGAAGCCCACCTTGGCTACACGCACAGCCCAACCAGACCATACCCAGGCTCCAACGAAGCAGGAAGCAGGTGGTGGCTTTGTGCTGCCCCCGCCTGGCACTGACCTTGTGTTTTTACGGGAGGGCGCAAGCAGTCCTGTGCAGGTGCCAGGCCCTGTTGCAGCTTCCACAGAAGCCCTGTTGCAG GTGAAGCAAGAGAAGGCGGATACCCAGGACGAGTGGACACCAGGCACAGCTGTCCTGACTTCTCCCGTATTGGTGCCTGGCTGCCCTAGCAAG GCAGTAGACCCAGGCCTGCCATCTGTGAAGCAAGAGCCACCGGACCCTGAGGAGGACAAGGAGGAGAACAAGGATGACTCTGCCTCCAAATTGGCcccagaggaagaggcaggaggggcTGGCACACCCGTG ATCACGGAGATTTTCAGCCTGGGTGGAACCCGCTTCCGAGATACAGCGGTCTGGTTGCCAAG GTCCAAAGACCTTAAAAAACCTGGAGCTAGAAAGCAGTAG
- the LOC103222426 gene encoding methyl-CpG-binding domain protein 1 isoform X29 has product MAEDWLDCPALGPGWKRREVFRKSGATCGRSDTYYQSPTGDRIRSKVELTRYLGPACDLTLFDFKQGILCYPAPKAHPVAVASKKRKKPSRPAKTRKRQVGPQSGEVRKEAPRDETKADTDTAPASFPAPGCCENCGISFSGDGTQRQRLKTLCKDCRAQRIAFNREQRMFKRVGCGECAACQVTEDCGACSTCLLQLPHDVASGLFCKCERRRCLRIVERSRGCGVCRGCQTQEDCGRCPICLRPPRPGLRRQWKCVQRRCLRGKHARRKGGCDSKMAARRRPGAQPLPPPPPSQSPEPTEPKRLLPSVWSESEDGAGSPPPYRRRKRPSSARRHHLGPTLKPTLATRTAQPDHTQAPTKQEAGGGFVLPPPGTDLVFLREGASSPVQVPGPVAASTEALLQEAQCSGLSWVVALPQVKQEKADTQDEWTPGTAVLTSPVLVPGCPSKAVDPGLPSVKQEPPDPEEDKEENKDDSASKLAPEEEAGGAGTPVITEIFSLGGTRFRDTAVWLPRSKDLKKPGARKQ; this is encoded by the exons ATGGCTGAGGACTGGCTGGACTGCCCGGCCCTGGGCCCTGGCTGGAAGCGCCGTGAAGTCTTTCGCAAGTCAGGGGCCACCTGTGGACGCTCAGACACCTATTACCAGAG CCCCACAGGAGACAGGATCCGAAGCAAAGTTGAGCTGACTCGATACCTGGGCCCTGCGTGTGATCTCACCCTCTTCGACTTCAAACAAGGCATCTTGTGCTATCCAGCCCCCAAG GCCCATCCTGTGGCTGTTGCCAGCAAGAAGCGAAAGAAGCCTTCAAGGCCAGCCAAGACTCGGAAACGTCAGGTTGGACCCCAGAGTGGTGAGGTCAGGAAGGAGGCCCCAAGGGACGAGACCAAGGCTGACACTGACACAGCCCCAGCTTCATTCCCTGCTCCTGG ATGCTGTGAGAACTGTGGAATCAGCTTCTCAGGGGATGGCACCCAAAGGCAGCGGCTCAAAACATTGTGCAAAGACTGTCGAG CACAGAGAATTGCCTTCAACCGAGAACAGAGAATGTTTAAG CGTGTGGGCTGTGGGGAGTGTGCAGCCTGCCAGGTAACAGAAGACTGTGGGGCCTGCTCCACGTGCCTCCTGCAGCTGCCCCATGATGTGGCATCGGGGCTGTTCTGCAAGTGTGAACGGAGACGCTGCCTCCGGATTGTGGAAAGG AGCCGAGGGTGTGGAGTATGCCGGGGCTGTCAGACCCAAGAGGACTGTGGCCGTTGTCCCATCTGCCTTCGCCCTCCCCGCCCTGGTCTCAGGCGCCAGTGGAAATGTGTCCAGAGACGTTGCCTACGG GGTAAACATGCCCGCCGCAAGGGAGGCTGTGACTCCAAGATGGCTGCCAGGAGGCGCCCCGGAGCCCAGccactgcctccacctcccccatCACAGTCCCCAGAGCCCACAGAGCCG AAGCGGCTGCTGCCCAGTGTCTGGTCAGAGTCTGAAGATGGGGCAGGTTCGCCCCCACCTTACCGTCGTCGAAAGAGGCCCAGCTCTGCCAGACGGCACCATCTTGGGCCTACCTTGAAGCCCACCTTGGCTACACGCACAGCCCAACCAGACCATACCCAGGCTCCAACGAAGCAGGAAGCAGGTGGTGGCTTTGTGCTGCCCCCGCCTGGCACTGACCTTGTGTTTTTACGGGAGGGCGCAAGCAGTCCTGTGCAGGTGCCAGGCCCTGTTGCAGCTTCCACAGAAGCCCTGTTGCAG GAGGCCCAGTGCTCTGGCCTGAGTTGGGTTGTGGCCTTACCCCAGGTGAAGCAAGAGAAGGCGGATACCCAGGACGAGTGGACACCAGGCACAGCTGTCCTGACTTCTCCCGTATTGGTGCCTGGCTGCCCTAGCAAG GCAGTAGACCCAGGCCTGCCATCTGTGAAGCAAGAGCCACCGGACCCTGAGGAGGACAAGGAGGAGAACAAGGATGACTCTGCCTCCAAATTGGCcccagaggaagaggcaggaggggcTGGCACACCCGTG ATCACGGAGATTTTCAGCCTGGGTGGAACCCGCTTCCGAGATACAGCGGTCTGGTTGCCAAG GTCCAAAGACCTTAAAAAACCTGGAGCTAGAAAGCAGTAG
- the LOC103222426 gene encoding methyl-CpG-binding domain protein 1 isoform X11 — protein MAEDWLDCPALGPGWKRREVFRKSGATCGRSDTYYQSPTGDRIRSKVELTRYLGPACDLTLFDFKQGILCYPAPKAHPVAVASKKRKKPSRPAKTRKRQVGPQSGEVRKEAPRDETKADTDTAPASFPAPGCCENCGISFSGDGTQRQRLKTLCKDCRAQRIAFNREQRMFKRVGCGECAACQVTEDCGACSTCLLQLPHDVASGLFCKCERRRCLRIVERSRGCGVCRGCQTQEDCGRCPICLRPPRPGLRRQWKCVQRRCLRGKHARRKGGCDSKMAARRRPGAQPLPPPPPSQSPEPTEPHPRALAPSPPAEFIYYCVDEDELQPYTNRRQNRKCGACAACLRRMDCGRCDFCCDKPKFGGSNQKRQKCRWRQCLQFAMKRLLPSVWSESEDGAGSPPPYRRRKRPSSARRHHLGPTLKPTLATRTAQPDHTQAPTKQEAGGGFVLPPPGTDLVFLREGASSPVQVPGPVAASTEALLQEAQCSGLSWVVALPQVKQEKADTQDEWTPGTAVLTSPVLVPGCPSKAVDPGLPSVKQEPPDPEEDKEENKDDSASKLAPEEEAGGAGTPVITEIFSLGGTRFRDTAVWLPRSKDLKKPGARKQ, from the exons ATGGCTGAGGACTGGCTGGACTGCCCGGCCCTGGGCCCTGGCTGGAAGCGCCGTGAAGTCTTTCGCAAGTCAGGGGCCACCTGTGGACGCTCAGACACCTATTACCAGAG CCCCACAGGAGACAGGATCCGAAGCAAAGTTGAGCTGACTCGATACCTGGGCCCTGCGTGTGATCTCACCCTCTTCGACTTCAAACAAGGCATCTTGTGCTATCCAGCCCCCAAG GCCCATCCTGTGGCTGTTGCCAGCAAGAAGCGAAAGAAGCCTTCAAGGCCAGCCAAGACTCGGAAACGTCAGGTTGGACCCCAGAGTGGTGAGGTCAGGAAGGAGGCCCCAAGGGACGAGACCAAGGCTGACACTGACACAGCCCCAGCTTCATTCCCTGCTCCTGG ATGCTGTGAGAACTGTGGAATCAGCTTCTCAGGGGATGGCACCCAAAGGCAGCGGCTCAAAACATTGTGCAAAGACTGTCGAG CACAGAGAATTGCCTTCAACCGAGAACAGAGAATGTTTAAG CGTGTGGGCTGTGGGGAGTGTGCAGCCTGCCAGGTAACAGAAGACTGTGGGGCCTGCTCCACGTGCCTCCTGCAGCTGCCCCATGATGTGGCATCGGGGCTGTTCTGCAAGTGTGAACGGAGACGCTGCCTCCGGATTGTGGAAAGG AGCCGAGGGTGTGGAGTATGCCGGGGCTGTCAGACCCAAGAGGACTGTGGCCGTTGTCCCATCTGCCTTCGCCCTCCCCGCCCTGGTCTCAGGCGCCAGTGGAAATGTGTCCAGAGACGTTGCCTACGG GGTAAACATGCCCGCCGCAAGGGAGGCTGTGACTCCAAGATGGCTGCCAGGAGGCGCCCCGGAGCCCAGccactgcctccacctcccccatCACAGTCCCCAGAGCCCACAGAGCCG CACCCCAGAGCCCTGGCCCCCTCGCCACCTGCCGAATTCATCTATTACTGTGTAGACGAGGACGAGCTA CAGCCCTACACGAACCGCCGGCAGAACCGCAAGTGCGGGGCCTGTGCAGCCTGCCTACGGCGGATGGACTGTGGCCGCTGCGACTTCTGCTGCGACAAGCCCAAATTCGGGGGCAGCAACCAGAAGCGCCAGAAGTGTCGTTGGCGCCAATGCCTGCAGTTTGCCATG AAGCGGCTGCTGCCCAGTGTCTGGTCAGAGTCTGAAGATGGGGCAGGTTCGCCCCCACCTTACCGTCGTCGAAAGAGGCCCAGCTCTGCCAGACGGCACCATCTTGGGCCTACCTTGAAGCCCACCTTGGCTACACGCACAGCCCAACCAGACCATACCCAGGCTCCAACGAAGCAGGAAGCAGGTGGTGGCTTTGTGCTGCCCCCGCCTGGCACTGACCTTGTGTTTTTACGGGAGGGCGCAAGCAGTCCTGTGCAGGTGCCAGGCCCTGTTGCAGCTTCCACAGAAGCCCTGTTGCAG GAGGCCCAGTGCTCTGGCCTGAGTTGGGTTGTGGCCTTACCCCAGGTGAAGCAAGAGAAGGCGGATACCCAGGACGAGTGGACACCAGGCACAGCTGTCCTGACTTCTCCCGTATTGGTGCCTGGCTGCCCTAGCAAG GCAGTAGACCCAGGCCTGCCATCTGTGAAGCAAGAGCCACCGGACCCTGAGGAGGACAAGGAGGAGAACAAGGATGACTCTGCCTCCAAATTGGCcccagaggaagaggcaggaggggcTGGCACACCCGTG ATCACGGAGATTTTCAGCCTGGGTGGAACCCGCTTCCGAGATACAGCGGTCTGGTTGCCAAG GTCCAAAGACCTTAAAAAACCTGGAGCTAGAAAGCAGTAG
- the LOC103222426 gene encoding methyl-CpG-binding domain protein 1 isoform X12, which yields MAEDWLDCPALGPGWKRREVFRKSGATCGRSDTYYQSPTGDRIRSKVELTRYLGPACDLTLFDFKQGILCYPAPKAHPVAVASKKRKKPSRPAKTRKRQVGPQSGEVRKEAPRDETKADTDTAPASFPAPGCCENCGISFSGDGTQRQRLKTLCKDCRAQRIAFNREQRMFKSRGCGVCRGCQTQEDCGRCPICLRPPRPGLRRQWKCVQRRCLRGKHARRKGGCDSKMAARRRPGAQPLPPPPPSQSPEPTEPHPRALAPSPPAEFIYYCVDEDELPYTNRRQNRKCGACAACLRRMDCGRCDFCCDKPKFGGSNQKRQKCRWRQCLQFAMKRLLPSVWSESEDGAGSPPPYRRRKRPSSARRHHLGPTLKPTLATRTAQPDHTQAPTKQEAGGGFVLPPPGTDLVFLREGASSPVQVPGPVAASTEALLQEAQCSGLSWVVALPQVKQEKADTQDEWTPGTAVLTSPVLVPGCPSKAVDPGLPSVKQEPPDPEEDKEENKDDSASKLAPEEEAGGAGTPVITEIFSLGGTRFRDTAVWLPSLQGRHSGREDGCKVWETEDTVEPTSTSWNPRGWPGTHVSLSPPPASMMWVSCRRSWCPSSQS from the exons ATGGCTGAGGACTGGCTGGACTGCCCGGCCCTGGGCCCTGGCTGGAAGCGCCGTGAAGTCTTTCGCAAGTCAGGGGCCACCTGTGGACGCTCAGACACCTATTACCAGAG CCCCACAGGAGACAGGATCCGAAGCAAAGTTGAGCTGACTCGATACCTGGGCCCTGCGTGTGATCTCACCCTCTTCGACTTCAAACAAGGCATCTTGTGCTATCCAGCCCCCAAG GCCCATCCTGTGGCTGTTGCCAGCAAGAAGCGAAAGAAGCCTTCAAGGCCAGCCAAGACTCGGAAACGTCAGGTTGGACCCCAGAGTGGTGAGGTCAGGAAGGAGGCCCCAAGGGACGAGACCAAGGCTGACACTGACACAGCCCCAGCTTCATTCCCTGCTCCTGG ATGCTGTGAGAACTGTGGAATCAGCTTCTCAGGGGATGGCACCCAAAGGCAGCGGCTCAAAACATTGTGCAAAGACTGTCGAG CACAGAGAATTGCCTTCAACCGAGAACAGAGAATGTTTAAG AGCCGAGGGTGTGGAGTATGCCGGGGCTGTCAGACCCAAGAGGACTGTGGCCGTTGTCCCATCTGCCTTCGCCCTCCCCGCCCTGGTCTCAGGCGCCAGTGGAAATGTGTCCAGAGACGTTGCCTACGG GGTAAACATGCCCGCCGCAAGGGAGGCTGTGACTCCAAGATGGCTGCCAGGAGGCGCCCCGGAGCCCAGccactgcctccacctcccccatCACAGTCCCCAGAGCCCACAGAGCCG CACCCCAGAGCCCTGGCCCCCTCGCCACCTGCCGAATTCATCTATTACTGTGTAGACGAGGACGAGCTA CCCTACACGAACCGCCGGCAGAACCGCAAGTGCGGGGCCTGTGCAGCCTGCCTACGGCGGATGGACTGTGGCCGCTGCGACTTCTGCTGCGACAAGCCCAAATTCGGGGGCAGCAACCAGAAGCGCCAGAAGTGTCGTTGGCGCCAATGCCTGCAGTTTGCCATG AAGCGGCTGCTGCCCAGTGTCTGGTCAGAGTCTGAAGATGGGGCAGGTTCGCCCCCACCTTACCGTCGTCGAAAGAGGCCCAGCTCTGCCAGACGGCACCATCTTGGGCCTACCTTGAAGCCCACCTTGGCTACACGCACAGCCCAACCAGACCATACCCAGGCTCCAACGAAGCAGGAAGCAGGTGGTGGCTTTGTGCTGCCCCCGCCTGGCACTGACCTTGTGTTTTTACGGGAGGGCGCAAGCAGTCCTGTGCAGGTGCCAGGCCCTGTTGCAGCTTCCACAGAAGCCCTGTTGCAG GAGGCCCAGTGCTCTGGCCTGAGTTGGGTTGTGGCCTTACCCCAGGTGAAGCAAGAGAAGGCGGATACCCAGGACGAGTGGACACCAGGCACAGCTGTCCTGACTTCTCCCGTATTGGTGCCTGGCTGCCCTAGCAAG GCAGTAGACCCAGGCCTGCCATCTGTGAAGCAAGAGCCACCGGACCCTGAGGAGGACAAGGAGGAGAACAAGGATGACTCTGCCTCCAAATTGGCcccagaggaagaggcaggaggggcTGGCACACCCGTG ATCACGGAGATTTTCAGCCTGGGTGGAACCCGCTTCCGAGATACAGCGGTCTGGTTGCCAAG TCTGCAGGGCAGGCACTCGGGAAGGGAAGATGGATGTAAAGTGTGGGAGACCGAGGACACAGTGGAGCCCACGAGCACGAGCTGGAACCCACGAGGATGGCCTGGAACCCATGTCAGTCTCTCACCACCTCCAGCTTCGATGATGTGGGTGTCCTGCAGAAGAAGCTGGTGCCCttcctcacagagttaa